In Caloenas nicobarica isolate bCalNic1 chromosome 5, bCalNic1.hap1, whole genome shotgun sequence, a single genomic region encodes these proteins:
- the SLIRP gene encoding SRA stem-loop-interacting RNA-binding protein, mitochondrial, producing MAATSALRAAARRSRSAFDFFVAEVPWTVSSKELKEYFSQFGAVQRCQLPFDKDTGFHRRYCWIKFSSPQDVQNVLQKDSHILEGAKLILRQQSRRRHSQRKNQSE from the exons ATGGCGGCCACCAGCGCgctgcgggcggcggcgcgTCGCTCCAGGAGCGCCTTCGACTTCTTCGTGGCTGAGGTTCCCTGGACCGTGTCGAGCA AGGAGCTGAAGGAGTACTTCTCCCAGTTCGGGGCAGTGCAGAGGTGCCAGCTGCCATTC GACAAAGATACAGGCTTTCACAGACGTTATTGCTGGATTAAATTCTCATCTCCACAAGACGTTCAGAATGTGCTTCAGAAGGACTCCCACATACTTGAAGGTGCCAAG ctcattCTCAGACAGCAGTCCCGTAGAAGACACAGCCAAAGAAAGAATCAAAGTGAGTGA